One Brachybacterium aquaticum genomic region harbors:
- the wecC gene encoding UDP-N-acetyl-D-mannosamine dehydrogenase: protein MPSPGATSVSSQHPLDTVAVIGLGYIGLPTAAVLAQAGKKVIGVDVSQRTVDAVNAGTVPFVEEGLETVVAGTVAQGKLTAQAQTPEADAYIVSVPTPFLADHEADLSYIEAAARGIAPTLSGGELVVLESTAPPGTTEHMADVILEARPDLTRDPGLPTSLYFSHAPERVLPGRIMIEMVENDRIIGGLTPQAAELNRDLYASFCRGELLLTDSRTAEMAKLTENAFRDVNIAFANELSLITQKQGIDVWELIELANHHPRVNILQPGPGVGGHCIAVDPWFIVSADRENSRLIATARAVNDSKPEAVLAKVLARADRLKNPTVAALGLAFKANIDDLRQSPSKNIAVALTERLGEGTVLVVEPNIDALPPEFDRHDNVELAELDDAVERADIVLLLVDHDPFRALDRDKLQEKVVIDTKGLWR, encoded by the coding sequence ATGCCCTCTCCAGGAGCCACTTCAGTGAGTTCGCAGCACCCTCTCGACACCGTCGCCGTCATCGGCCTCGGCTACATCGGCCTGCCTACGGCGGCAGTCCTCGCGCAGGCGGGGAAGAAGGTCATCGGTGTGGATGTGTCCCAGCGGACCGTCGACGCGGTCAACGCGGGCACGGTGCCCTTCGTCGAGGAGGGCCTCGAGACGGTCGTCGCCGGCACCGTCGCGCAGGGGAAGCTCACCGCGCAGGCCCAGACCCCCGAGGCGGACGCCTACATCGTGTCCGTGCCCACCCCGTTCCTCGCTGACCACGAAGCGGACCTGTCGTACATCGAGGCAGCTGCGCGCGGCATCGCCCCGACGCTGTCCGGTGGCGAGCTCGTCGTCCTCGAGTCCACCGCTCCTCCCGGCACCACCGAGCACATGGCGGACGTGATCCTCGAGGCGCGACCTGACCTCACTCGAGACCCTGGCCTGCCCACCTCGCTCTACTTCTCCCACGCGCCTGAGCGGGTTCTGCCCGGACGCATTATGATCGAGATGGTCGAGAACGACCGCATCATCGGCGGGCTCACCCCACAGGCCGCTGAGCTGAACCGCGATCTCTACGCGAGCTTCTGCCGAGGCGAGCTGCTCCTCACCGATTCACGGACCGCGGAGATGGCCAAGCTCACCGAGAACGCGTTCCGCGACGTGAACATCGCCTTCGCCAACGAGCTCTCCCTCATCACCCAGAAGCAAGGGATCGATGTATGGGAGCTGATCGAGCTCGCCAACCATCATCCGCGGGTGAACATCCTCCAGCCCGGCCCGGGCGTCGGCGGGCACTGCATCGCGGTCGACCCCTGGTTCATCGTCTCCGCGGACCGCGAGAACTCACGGCTGATCGCCACGGCGCGCGCCGTCAACGACTCGAAGCCCGAAGCGGTGCTGGCCAAGGTGCTCGCCCGTGCCGATCGGCTGAAGAACCCGACGGTCGCGGCTCTCGGACTCGCCTTCAAGGCGAACATCGACGACCTCCGGCAGTCGCCGAGCAAAAACATCGCCGTCGCGCTCACCGAGCGCCTCGGCGAGGGGACGGTCCTGGTCGTCGAGCCCAATATCGACGCGCTCCCCCCGGAGTTCGACAGACACGACAACGTGGAGCTCGCCGAGCTCGACGACGCCGTCGAGCGCGCGGACATCGTGCTCCTGCTCGTCGATCACGACCCCTTCCGCGCCCTCGACCGGGACAAGCTCCAGGAGAAGGTCGTGATCGACACCAAGGGACTCTGGCGGTGA
- a CDS encoding NAD(P)H-dependent glycerol-3-phosphate dehydrogenase has translation MTRIAMLGAGSWGSTFSLVLGDAGCDVVVWARREEAARAIREEHRNAEYLGDVELPASVTATANVAEALEAVDGVVLALPTQRLRDNLVGWKDDGIALPKVPVLSLAKGIERGTDQRMSQVIAEAVDVDPALIAVLSGPNLAGEIAARQPSGSVIAAADEALAHEVAAWCAAPGFRSYVSQDVVGVEIAGAMKNVIAIAVGAAVGLGYGTNTCSTLITRGLAEITRLGVVLGGHPATFAGLAGMGDLVATCTSPLSRNHRLGHALGRGLDVEAALLEVGQTAEGVATARAVDELAQRLDIDMPITKTLVGVVDHGVTIEEATSYLLARSVRPE, from the coding sequence ATGACGCGCATCGCGATGCTCGGAGCAGGAAGCTGGGGCAGTACCTTCTCCCTCGTCCTCGGTGACGCCGGCTGCGATGTCGTGGTGTGGGCGCGTCGTGAGGAGGCAGCCCGTGCGATCCGGGAGGAGCATCGCAACGCCGAGTACCTGGGGGATGTGGAGCTTCCCGCATCGGTGACCGCCACCGCGAACGTCGCCGAGGCTCTCGAGGCGGTCGACGGCGTGGTGCTCGCGCTGCCCACCCAGCGGCTGAGGGACAACCTCGTGGGGTGGAAGGACGACGGCATCGCCCTTCCCAAGGTCCCGGTCCTCTCTCTCGCCAAGGGGATCGAGCGGGGGACCGATCAGCGCATGAGCCAGGTGATCGCTGAGGCGGTCGACGTGGACCCGGCACTCATCGCGGTGCTCTCGGGGCCCAATCTCGCTGGCGAGATCGCGGCACGGCAGCCCAGCGGGAGCGTGATCGCTGCGGCGGACGAAGCTCTCGCCCATGAGGTCGCCGCGTGGTGCGCCGCGCCCGGGTTCCGGTCGTATGTGTCCCAGGATGTCGTTGGCGTCGAGATCGCCGGGGCGATGAAGAACGTCATCGCGATAGCCGTCGGGGCTGCGGTGGGCCTTGGATACGGGACAAACACCTGCTCCACCCTTATCACTCGCGGCCTCGCCGAGATCACCCGGCTCGGCGTCGTCCTCGGTGGCCACCCCGCAACGTTCGCGGGTCTGGCGGGCATGGGAGATCTCGTCGCTACCTGCACGTCGCCGCTCTCGCGCAATCACCGCCTCGGCCACGCACTCGGCCGGGGGCTGGACGTCGAGGCCGCACTCCTCGAGGTGGGGCAGACCGCCGAGGGCGTCGCCACGGCACGAGCCGTGGACGAGCTGGCGCAGCGACTCGACATCGACATGCCCATCACGAAGACCCTCGTGGGCGTGGTCGACCACGGCGTGACCATCGAGGAAGCCACCTCGTATCTCCTCGCACGCTCCGTCAGGCCGGAGTGA
- a CDS encoding bifunctional glycosyltransferase/CDP-glycerol:glycerophosphate glycerophosphotransferase: MVIPCKDAEPYLEAAIRSALNQSVRDIEVIVVDDGSTDGSRDVASGLAARDRRVVVLDGEQRGPGSARNRGVERARGTFLAFVDADDVMLPGALESMLAAARRSGSDVVKGSYRRHSAMGSHRPKLTARVHAEERLGTTPEEFPDLLDEPVLWNGLYRTTFWKSRVHPIPEDVNYEDQEPSLAAALQARSVDVLPTDVYSWRLPEERATRSQSKSSLEDLADRRTVLHRMRVMLDEHGASHAVRQHLLAVWLGRDLLMYAEKVPGAVPTFREELRLIGAELTALVDVGTWNTLGFWERMTAWALSHPDPEVLDDVLATRWEETSALPLFLDQDTGELRAAHPLLERWPEVPQHVRALSPLDIRLVCTARKMRFADAHHVEMKAEVHLAGLDPRRSPLDVEIAAVSVDGTAEVHGTVERVKAPWADLVANDPWRSYTSAGIRARVPLADAEAQQFWVRTTVGGRALEAVVPLPVTSLSYRLGPVEGSRQSALMAADDGAALVTAINVSPFVIQRVRTGPEHVELHVLCTDLPVLDGEVRAVARRQGTEIEGRISRDWTQLEIRFDLPGMKEGPTYRGERGFEVQILVGGRSFPVSWDRKVKAARARAVRAIPDRAGDLQIEQRFARVTIDGVNVEGPVARLSGRVDPPGLVPQIWLVSSRARARLEPVQRRKGRWSADVDLSDPSLASDGYFVRWSLTPEEQPEGWARAGRDLRKGEHYVEGTCRSVRLSPKQGGPLGITLGPPLSRTERTRAGRTRLIAMDFGPLTPGIFFESFNGKSSGGNPRALFDALLQETEGPLWWSVADGTVPVPPGATPVVAGSEPWFRALRTARVLVTNNNFPHWFTKVPGQMIVQTWHGTPIKKLIHDAPSNFTPLVYRRLIERQAAQWDLLLAQDEEAERRLRSALRYDGPVRLGDQPQNVRLEQGAKGRERVRDELGIPTGARAVLYAPTWREKMRRASGEDSLKALMDPAGLAAETGAWVLVRSHHMNGLRAEGARVIDVGSYPHVEDLMLASDVLVSDYSSIFYDYRLTGQPMIVHAPDLEWYRDVERGFYGRWPVDLSLPMSRTQEELTVLVNGALTVAHHRPDPVSTARENISWLRGEVLKAIHGTDGSHHPAQQDDNCPLNP, translated from the coding sequence GTGGTGATCCCGTGCAAGGACGCCGAGCCGTACCTGGAAGCCGCGATCCGCAGCGCACTGAACCAATCCGTGCGGGACATCGAGGTGATCGTCGTCGATGACGGGTCGACGGACGGCTCCCGAGACGTCGCCTCGGGCCTCGCCGCGCGCGACCGTCGCGTAGTCGTCCTGGACGGGGAGCAACGAGGTCCGGGGTCTGCACGTAACCGCGGTGTCGAGAGAGCTCGCGGGACCTTCCTCGCGTTCGTCGACGCGGACGATGTCATGCTCCCCGGCGCCCTCGAGTCAATGCTTGCCGCAGCTCGCCGGAGTGGTTCCGATGTAGTGAAGGGCTCGTACCGACGGCACAGCGCGATGGGGTCCCACCGGCCCAAGCTCACGGCGCGAGTGCACGCCGAGGAGCGGCTGGGCACGACGCCCGAGGAGTTCCCGGATCTGCTCGACGAGCCGGTCCTCTGGAACGGGCTGTATCGGACCACATTCTGGAAGAGCAGAGTGCATCCGATCCCGGAGGACGTGAACTACGAGGACCAGGAGCCGAGCCTCGCCGCTGCGCTGCAGGCGCGGAGCGTCGACGTGCTGCCCACGGACGTTTACTCGTGGCGACTGCCGGAGGAACGGGCCACCCGGTCCCAGTCGAAGTCGAGTCTTGAGGACCTCGCGGACCGGCGAACCGTTCTCCACCGAATGCGCGTGATGCTGGACGAGCACGGCGCCTCCCATGCAGTTCGCCAGCACTTGCTGGCGGTCTGGCTCGGACGTGACCTCCTCATGTACGCGGAGAAGGTCCCTGGCGCGGTCCCGACGTTCAGGGAGGAGCTCCGCCTGATCGGTGCTGAGCTCACCGCGCTGGTGGATGTGGGGACCTGGAACACCTTAGGGTTCTGGGAACGGATGACAGCTTGGGCGCTGAGCCACCCCGATCCGGAAGTGCTCGATGACGTGCTCGCCACGCGGTGGGAGGAGACGAGCGCGCTTCCTCTCTTCCTCGACCAGGACACAGGCGAACTGCGTGCCGCGCACCCCCTTCTCGAACGGTGGCCAGAGGTCCCCCAGCACGTGCGGGCTCTCTCGCCACTCGACATACGGCTTGTCTGCACCGCCCGGAAGATGCGGTTCGCCGACGCTCACCATGTCGAGATGAAAGCCGAAGTGCACCTCGCGGGTCTCGACCCTCGACGCTCGCCGTTGGATGTCGAGATCGCTGCGGTGAGCGTGGACGGCACCGCGGAAGTGCACGGAACGGTGGAGCGGGTGAAGGCACCGTGGGCGGACCTTGTTGCGAACGACCCATGGCGTTCCTACACCTCGGCAGGTATTCGAGCGCGAGTCCCGTTGGCGGATGCGGAGGCGCAGCAGTTCTGGGTGCGCACCACGGTGGGAGGCAGGGCGCTCGAGGCGGTGGTACCGCTGCCGGTGACCTCGCTGAGCTACCGGCTGGGGCCCGTCGAGGGGAGCCGGCAGTCTGCCCTCATGGCTGCCGACGATGGTGCCGCGCTGGTTACGGCCATCAACGTCTCACCGTTCGTCATCCAGCGAGTGCGCACTGGCCCCGAGCACGTCGAGCTCCACGTCCTCTGCACGGATCTCCCGGTCCTCGATGGCGAGGTTCGAGCCGTTGCACGCCGTCAGGGGACGGAGATCGAAGGGCGGATCTCGCGCGACTGGACGCAGTTGGAGATCCGGTTCGATCTGCCTGGGATGAAGGAGGGGCCAACCTATCGAGGGGAGAGGGGCTTCGAGGTCCAGATCCTCGTGGGCGGACGTTCCTTCCCCGTCTCCTGGGATCGGAAGGTTAAGGCAGCGAGGGCCCGGGCGGTGCGTGCCATCCCCGACAGGGCAGGCGATCTCCAGATCGAGCAGCGTTTCGCACGCGTGACCATCGACGGTGTCAACGTCGAGGGGCCCGTCGCTCGACTGTCGGGCCGCGTTGATCCTCCCGGGCTCGTACCGCAGATCTGGCTCGTCTCCTCCCGTGCGCGCGCACGCTTGGAGCCAGTGCAACGGCGGAAGGGGCGATGGAGCGCAGACGTGGATCTCTCGGATCCCTCGCTCGCCTCCGATGGCTACTTCGTCCGATGGTCCCTCACCCCGGAAGAGCAACCCGAGGGGTGGGCTCGTGCCGGACGTGACCTGCGGAAGGGTGAGCACTACGTCGAGGGCACGTGCCGCAGTGTGCGGCTCTCGCCGAAGCAGGGCGGCCCGCTCGGAATCACTCTGGGCCCCCCACTTTCACGGACCGAGCGCACGCGGGCGGGCAGAACACGGCTGATCGCGATGGACTTCGGCCCGTTGACGCCCGGTATCTTCTTCGAGTCCTTCAACGGGAAGTCCTCGGGTGGGAACCCCCGGGCGCTCTTCGACGCGCTTCTCCAGGAGACCGAGGGGCCGCTGTGGTGGTCCGTAGCGGACGGGACAGTCCCTGTGCCACCCGGTGCGACTCCTGTGGTCGCAGGATCTGAGCCCTGGTTCCGGGCCCTCCGCACTGCACGTGTCCTGGTCACGAACAACAACTTCCCTCACTGGTTCACCAAGGTGCCAGGGCAGATGATCGTGCAGACGTGGCACGGTACCCCGATCAAGAAGTTGATCCACGACGCCCCATCCAACTTCACTCCCCTGGTGTATCGCCGCTTGATCGAGCGCCAGGCGGCGCAATGGGATCTGCTGCTGGCCCAGGACGAGGAGGCGGAGCGTCGCCTCCGATCTGCGCTCAGGTACGACGGACCCGTGCGTCTCGGAGACCAGCCTCAGAACGTCCGCCTGGAGCAGGGGGCGAAGGGCCGCGAACGAGTGCGCGATGAGCTCGGCATCCCGACAGGAGCTCGTGCGGTCCTGTATGCGCCGACCTGGCGAGAGAAGATGCGACGCGCTTCGGGCGAGGACTCGCTGAAGGCACTCATGGATCCCGCAGGTCTAGCGGCTGAGACAGGCGCGTGGGTGCTCGTGCGGAGCCACCACATGAACGGGCTCCGTGCGGAGGGGGCGCGGGTGATCGATGTGGGCAGCTACCCGCATGTCGAAGATCTGATGCTGGCCAGCGATGTGCTCGTCTCCGACTACTCGAGCATCTTCTACGACTACCGACTCACGGGACAGCCGATGATCGTGCACGCTCCCGACCTCGAGTGGTACCGCGACGTCGAGCGGGGCTTCTACGGACGATGGCCCGTTGACCTGAGCCTTCCGATGTCCAGGACCCAAGAGGAGCTCACGGTCCTCGTCAACGGCGCGCTGACGGTTGCACACCACCGACCAGACCCGGTCAGCACTGCGAGGGAGAACATCTCCTGGCTTCGAGGCGAGGTCCTGAAAGCGATCCACGGCACAGACGGGTCACATCATCCCGCACAGCAGGATGACAACTGCCCACTGAATCCCTGA
- the tagD gene encoding glycerol-3-phosphate cytidylyltransferase translates to MQRVITYGTYDLLHYGHIELLRRARSLGDYLVVALSTDEFNAGKGKKCYYSWEERRRMLESIRFVDLVIPETTWEQKVDDVARYNIDTFVIGDDWEGKFDFLRDQCEVVYLPRTPDISTTRIKTDLHQRA, encoded by the coding sequence ATGCAGCGCGTGATCACCTACGGCACCTACGACCTGCTCCACTACGGGCACATCGAGCTCCTCCGACGTGCACGGTCCCTCGGTGACTACCTCGTGGTGGCGCTGTCCACGGACGAGTTCAACGCGGGCAAGGGCAAGAAGTGCTACTACTCGTGGGAGGAGCGCCGGCGCATGCTCGAGTCGATCCGCTTCGTGGACCTCGTGATCCCCGAGACCACCTGGGAGCAGAAGGTCGACGACGTGGCACGCTACAACATCGACACCTTCGTCATCGGCGACGACTGGGAGGGCAAGTTCGACTTCCTCCGCGACCAATGCGAGGTCGTCTACCTGCCGCGCACGCCTGACATTTCTACCACCCGCATCAAGACAGATCTTCACCAGAGGGCCTGA
- a CDS encoding bifunctional glycosyltransferase/CDP-glycerol:glycerophosphate glycerophosphotransferase: MMFNNLNPALRKPMQRLWRATIPESTRRELFARRRAKNESLLSIIVPVYKVEDYLDECISSLVEQTYSNLEIILVDDGSPDNCGAMCDAWKREDGRIKVLHQVNGGLSNARNNGARLATGKYLAFVDSDDIVPKDAFKLLVESLETTGSDVSTGNVQRFQRGRQWQAWNQTYSHRRDNFGALEEDHKVARAVTLESHPELLFDTTAWNKVFRRDFFRRSKITFPEGKLYEDMLPMAQAFSAARSIDVVLDTTYLYREREDKTSITQKRGEVNNLGDKMEMVDRILDLRLGLGAPAKEVQTIVFKALEGDLPVYSPYLGRAKDFDAIYMRSLRKYWGLATRETKDRLALDRRVLYLTQLFGDPSEAETNAGEVRNRFHEIPIIAGDAGLVADIDWDPRLLGVLAPGGDASMERYVYLRQCITDARVGGGRMQITGFAFLEYVPDPQEATIEVSLRNAEGTNVSLEPQSFPSPEANGYWGSGNADRTDCGFRIDQSLDSIFGDVHLESTQRWDVWVRVQYRGRSWESVAFAYWRGGTIRAGVSAHVGTAHHGMFSWQPWGKPLAFITHPPRVEVLVVRVDDNLIDIELSPTKERITGAAMMRSWDSGEISGKLLGTGKNGGLLVQFDTHDMADRGEAGGNLNAWRPSVTLDDGSTLYPSCATDSSSLLTDSAGWEVRNNSAQELLLIDKCCLFEVTEAHFEENRLILSGVNFGGDAMDHKGEFWGADGNNIRHCEFVNLEGNRFEFRVNLEVEDRFGNAAAWKPGEYRIRLWHADGTHCKQRVRSSTALLQSALPLEWTGSLCHARLHVLSDTLEFSLGIKAPLTIHERGRYNHDRMRDAWRGLGDDDVTPREAVVFSVNMGGPAGDSGLAILQEMRKRDLPLEYFWAVTDTSIDVPLGVRKLVRGSSEWFELLSTARVVVNNYGGIDSYGDRAFQYYLQTWHGTPLKFIGRSEIEQEARWAAGKAARARREAGEWDALISPNKFFTSIASREFYYEGKVLEIGYPRNDRLVNSTPEERAELRASIGIPEECRAVLYAPTWRDVGASGYASPMVEFFDPEDLAEQIGGKTTFLVRGHSFNLRAGAGRREDRSRVIDVTSYPDVNELMIASDVLVTDYSSIMFDYLCTGKPIVYFAPDLDEYLANRGMYMELQDVLAGPLVQNVPDLVSELVHLDTFEERFGPQYEALAEAFISWDDGRASSRAVDAILNAISDPNRTKQQ, encoded by the coding sequence ATGATGTTCAATAATCTTAATCCCGCTCTCCGCAAGCCGATGCAGAGGTTGTGGCGGGCGACAATTCCCGAGTCGACGAGGCGCGAGCTATTCGCCCGCCGAAGGGCAAAGAATGAGTCACTCCTGTCAATTATTGTGCCGGTATACAAGGTCGAAGATTACCTAGATGAATGCATAAGTTCACTGGTTGAACAAACATATTCAAACCTCGAAATCATCCTTGTGGATGATGGTTCGCCAGATAATTGCGGCGCGATGTGTGACGCTTGGAAGCGGGAAGACGGTCGCATAAAAGTCCTACATCAGGTCAATGGCGGGCTCTCCAATGCGCGGAATAATGGCGCAAGGCTTGCGACCGGAAAGTACCTCGCCTTTGTAGACTCAGACGACATCGTCCCCAAAGACGCATTCAAGCTCTTGGTCGAGTCCCTGGAAACAACCGGATCAGATGTTTCCACCGGAAACGTACAGCGCTTCCAGAGAGGACGCCAGTGGCAGGCCTGGAATCAGACCTACAGCCATCGGCGAGATAATTTTGGCGCGCTGGAGGAGGATCATAAGGTCGCAAGGGCGGTCACCCTTGAGAGCCATCCGGAATTGCTGTTCGACACCACTGCTTGGAATAAAGTATTCCGCAGGGATTTCTTCCGTCGATCAAAGATAACCTTTCCCGAGGGCAAGCTTTACGAAGACATGCTTCCTATGGCGCAGGCATTCTCGGCGGCCCGATCGATCGACGTCGTGCTCGACACTACGTATCTTTATCGCGAACGCGAAGACAAGACTTCTATAACCCAAAAGCGCGGCGAGGTTAACAATCTCGGCGACAAGATGGAGATGGTCGACAGGATTCTAGATCTACGCCTCGGCCTCGGCGCGCCCGCCAAAGAAGTGCAGACGATTGTATTCAAGGCCCTAGAGGGAGATCTGCCAGTATACTCTCCTTACCTAGGGAGGGCGAAAGACTTTGACGCGATCTACATGCGCAGCCTAAGAAAGTACTGGGGACTGGCGACGCGAGAGACGAAGGACCGGCTCGCCCTCGACAGAAGAGTGCTGTATCTTACCCAGCTTTTTGGTGACCCTAGCGAGGCAGAGACCAACGCGGGAGAAGTCCGAAACCGATTCCACGAGATTCCGATTATCGCAGGCGATGCGGGCCTCGTTGCCGACATTGATTGGGATCCCAGGTTGCTGGGAGTCCTCGCACCGGGAGGCGATGCGTCGATGGAACGCTACGTCTATCTCCGGCAATGCATCACTGACGCAAGGGTCGGCGGGGGGAGGATGCAAATAACCGGGTTCGCGTTCCTCGAGTACGTGCCAGATCCTCAAGAAGCGACAATCGAAGTTTCTTTGCGTAATGCTGAAGGAACGAATGTTTCGCTGGAGCCGCAATCGTTCCCATCCCCTGAAGCCAATGGCTACTGGGGATCCGGGAATGCGGATCGCACAGATTGTGGGTTCCGGATCGACCAGTCCCTAGATTCCATATTCGGTGATGTCCACCTAGAATCCACTCAACGTTGGGATGTGTGGGTGCGAGTGCAATATCGCGGGCGCTCCTGGGAATCTGTCGCCTTCGCTTACTGGCGTGGTGGGACCATTCGGGCCGGAGTCAGTGCCCACGTCGGAACAGCGCATCACGGAATGTTTTCATGGCAGCCGTGGGGTAAACCGCTTGCTTTCATAACGCATCCCCCTCGCGTGGAAGTGCTCGTGGTCAGAGTAGATGATAACCTCATCGACATCGAGCTTTCGCCCACGAAAGAAAGAATTACGGGCGCCGCTATGATGCGCTCGTGGGATTCGGGCGAGATCAGTGGTAAATTGCTCGGAACGGGCAAGAATGGCGGACTCCTCGTTCAATTTGATACCCACGACATGGCGGATCGAGGCGAAGCAGGCGGTAATCTAAACGCGTGGCGCCCTTCGGTAACTCTGGATGACGGCAGCACCTTGTACCCCTCTTGCGCCACCGACTCAAGCAGCCTGCTAACTGACTCGGCCGGGTGGGAGGTGCGCAACAATTCTGCCCAAGAGTTGCTACTTATTGACAAGTGCTGCCTATTTGAAGTAACCGAAGCACATTTCGAAGAAAATAGACTCATCCTGTCGGGGGTCAACTTCGGCGGCGACGCAATGGACCACAAGGGAGAATTCTGGGGCGCCGATGGCAATAATATCCGCCATTGCGAATTCGTAAACCTGGAGGGCAACCGGTTTGAGTTTCGTGTGAACCTAGAAGTGGAGGACCGGTTCGGCAACGCGGCAGCATGGAAGCCCGGCGAGTATAGAATTCGCCTGTGGCATGCAGACGGAACTCACTGCAAGCAGCGAGTACGCTCCTCCACTGCCCTCCTCCAGTCCGCCCTGCCGCTTGAATGGACCGGGTCTCTTTGTCACGCGCGCCTGCACGTCCTCTCAGATACACTGGAGTTCTCACTAGGGATCAAGGCCCCACTCACCATTCATGAGCGTGGGCGATACAACCATGACCGTATGCGTGATGCTTGGCGCGGGTTGGGAGACGATGATGTCACCCCGCGTGAAGCGGTCGTGTTCTCTGTAAATATGGGTGGGCCCGCGGGAGATTCGGGACTTGCGATTTTGCAGGAGATGCGGAAACGCGATCTCCCACTCGAGTATTTTTGGGCCGTTACGGACACCTCGATTGATGTGCCGCTGGGCGTACGTAAGTTGGTCAGAGGTTCATCTGAATGGTTTGAACTGCTATCTACGGCACGCGTTGTTGTGAACAACTACGGTGGCATTGATTCCTACGGTGATCGCGCTTTCCAGTACTATCTGCAGACCTGGCACGGAACTCCCTTAAAGTTCATTGGGCGCTCGGAGATAGAGCAAGAGGCCCGCTGGGCTGCCGGCAAGGCTGCACGGGCTCGTAGAGAGGCGGGGGAGTGGGACGCGCTGATCTCGCCCAACAAGTTCTTCACGTCTATAGCGAGCCGAGAATTCTATTACGAAGGGAAGGTCCTGGAGATCGGGTACCCTCGTAACGACCGGCTTGTGAACTCAACCCCCGAGGAGAGGGCCGAGCTTCGAGCGAGCATCGGGATACCTGAGGAATGCCGCGCGGTGCTGTACGCACCAACTTGGCGTGATGTTGGGGCGAGCGGTTATGCGAGTCCTATGGTTGAGTTCTTTGATCCAGAGGACCTCGCTGAACAGATAGGTGGGAAGACCACGTTCCTCGTCCGGGGACACTCATTCAACCTTCGCGCTGGGGCCGGGCGGAGAGAGGACAGGTCGCGTGTCATCGACGTGACATCGTATCCAGATGTAAATGAACTCATGATTGCTTCGGATGTCTTGGTCACAGACTATTCGTCCATCATGTTCGACTATCTGTGCACCGGCAAGCCTATTGTTTACTTTGCTCCCGATCTGGACGAATATCTTGCGAATCGTGGCATGTACATGGAGCTTCAAGATGTTCTTGCTGGTCCGCTTGTGCAGAACGTGCCCGATCTGGTTTCAGAACTCGTCCACCTTGACACTTTCGAGGAAAGATTCGGTCCGCAGTATGAGGCGTTGGCGGAAGCCTTTATCTCGTGGGACGACGGCAGGGCAAGCTCACGCGCAGTCGACGCCATCCTGAATGCGATCTCGGACCCAAATAGGACCAAGCAACAATAG